A section of the Methanococcus vannielii SB genome encodes:
- a CDS encoding ArsR/SmtB family transcription factor — protein sequence MRKMCEEFCIHEENVHRVRDNLPKEDEIKEISNIMNSFGDPTRLKILLSLKEGELCSCDISEISKISISATSHQLRLLRDRKLVKYRKEGKFVYYELYDEKIKKFLEVILELNK from the coding sequence ATGCGTAAAATGTGTGAAGAATTCTGTATTCATGAAGAAAATGTCCATAGGGTACGGGATAATTTACCAAAAGAAGACGAAATTAAAGAAATTTCAAATATTATGAATTCTTTTGGAGATCCAACTCGTTTAAAAATATTATTGTCTTTAAAAGAAGGAGAATTATGTTCTTGCGATATTTCCGAAATCTCTAAAATATCCATTTCTGCAACCTCCCATCAGCTTCGACTTTTAAGGGATAGAAAGCTTGTAAAATATCGAAAAGAAGGCAAATTTGTATATTACGAACTTTACGATGAAAAAATTAAGAAGTTTTTAGAAGTAATCCTTGAATTAAATAAATAA
- a CDS encoding manganese-dependent inorganic pyrophosphatase, whose translation MRYVVGHKNPDSDSICSAIALAYFLDAFPARLGELNPESQFILKKFGIMEPELIKSAEGKELYLVDHSEKSQSLDNLENGKLLGIIDHHKIGITTSEPIIYISKPIGSTASVISELYFRGIMDYIGGKNKELKEDIAGVLLSAILSDTLLFKSPTATPLDRELAEKLAKIANISDIKAYGMEMLTAKSTIGKLGPLEILNIDYKDFEMNGKKIGIGQAEMIDIKEIASKKDAIQNLIDEKVSLENYDMILFLATDIMREGSEVLVAGNKEAFKEIFSVNLNGKSIFIDGMMSRKKQVVPNLQKYYDGHQ comes from the coding sequence ATGAGATATGTTGTAGGGCACAAAAATCCTGATTCTGACAGCATCTGTTCAGCAATTGCTCTTGCTTACTTTTTAGATGCATTTCCAGCAAGATTGGGTGAATTAAATCCTGAATCCCAGTTTATTTTAAAAAAATTTGGAATAATGGAGCCCGAATTAATCAAGTCTGCTGAAGGAAAGGAACTTTACCTTGTAGACCACTCTGAAAAATCCCAAAGCTTAGATAATTTAGAAAACGGAAAATTACTTGGAATTATCGATCACCACAAAATTGGAATTACAACATCTGAGCCTATAATCTATATTTCTAAGCCAATCGGATCAACTGCAAGTGTTATTTCTGAACTATATTTCAGGGGAATAATGGATTATATTGGCGGAAAAAATAAGGAATTAAAAGAAGATATTGCAGGGGTTTTACTTTCGGCAATTCTTTCAGATACCTTACTTTTCAAGTCCCCAACAGCAACCCCTCTTGATAGGGAACTTGCAGAAAAACTTGCAAAAATTGCAAACATTTCAGATATAAAAGCGTACGGAATGGAAATGCTAACTGCAAAGTCAACAATTGGTAAACTGGGCCCTTTAGAAATTTTAAATATTGATTATAAGGATTTTGAAATGAATGGTAAGAAAATTGGAATTGGGCAAGCTGAAATGATTGATATTAAAGAAATTGCAAGTAAAAAAGATGCAATCCAAAACTTAATTGATGAAAAGGTTAGTTTGGAAAACTACGACATGATTTTATTCCTTGCAACAGATATAATGAGGGAAGGAAGTGAAGTTTTAGTTGCCGGAAATAAAGAAGCATTTAAAGAAATATTTTCTGTAAACTTGAATGGAAAAAGCATATTTATTGATGGAATGATGTCTAGGAAAAAACAAGTTGTTCCAAACCTTCAAAAATACTATGACGGCCATCAATAA
- a CDS encoding sodium:solute symporter family protein, whose product MSAFSYGTAYFSAVIFIGFAGKMGWNFGLSTFWLILGNTIIGSFLAWQVLGKKTREITHRLSVSTMPSFLGKRYKSKNLESLTAFIIFFFLVPYSASIYKGLNYLFEGFGIPSFFAYLMIAALTAIYLYFGGFVAATLADFVQGCIMLLGVFLMVFFLSKNPEVGGFSNILSNLGTIDPMLVTPINEVSLIPVIGIVLLTSIGSWGLPQMIHKFYTIKSEKAAVSAKWVSTAFAFVITSGAVFIGMVSRIFFPDEASKLANGITNPDMIIPKIMSIALPEWVSALILVLVISASMSTLASLVLASSSVVTLDVLKGRLKPELSGRHTMATMKILCVLFVILSFILAVVPNNYVLSLMALSWGLVSGCLLAPYLLGLYWRNTTKSGVWAGIISALSIMLGGAYYYGINSVYMPAVGSLAMIAPIFVIILVSLVTKPFDQEHINYIYNDKK is encoded by the coding sequence ATGTCAGCATTTTCTTATGGGACTGCTTACTTTTCAGCAGTTATATTTATTGGATTTGCAGGTAAAATGGGATGGAATTTTGGACTTTCAACATTTTGGCTAATTCTTGGAAACACCATTATAGGAAGCTTTTTAGCATGGCAGGTTCTCGGTAAAAAAACAAGGGAAATAACACACCGGCTTTCTGTATCGACGATGCCGAGCTTTTTAGGTAAAAGGTATAAAAGTAAAAATCTTGAATCCTTAACAGCATTTATAATATTTTTCTTTTTAGTCCCGTATTCAGCATCAATATATAAGGGATTGAATTATCTTTTTGAAGGATTTGGAATACCTTCATTTTTCGCATACTTAATGATAGCTGCATTAACTGCAATATACCTTTATTTTGGGGGATTCGTTGCAGCAACTCTTGCAGATTTTGTTCAAGGATGTATTATGCTTTTAGGGGTATTTTTAATGGTATTTTTCTTAAGTAAAAATCCTGAAGTTGGAGGATTTTCAAATATACTTTCAAACCTTGGTACAATAGACCCGATGCTTGTTACCCCTATAAATGAAGTAAGCCTTATTCCTGTAATCGGGATAGTATTACTCACAAGTATCGGTAGCTGGGGACTTCCTCAAATGATACACAAGTTTTACACCATAAAAAGCGAAAAAGCAGCAGTTTCAGCGAAATGGGTTTCAACAGCATTTGCATTTGTAATAACGTCTGGGGCAGTATTTATTGGAATGGTAAGCAGAATATTTTTCCCAGACGAAGCTTCAAAACTTGCAAATGGAATTACTAATCCAGATATGATAATCCCAAAAATAATGAGCATCGCACTTCCAGAATGGGTTTCTGCACTGATACTTGTCCTTGTAATTTCTGCATCAATGTCAACGTTAGCATCATTAGTTCTTGCATCAAGTTCAGTAGTTACCTTAGATGTTTTAAAAGGGCGATTAAAACCGGAACTTTCTGGAAGGCATACAATGGCGACAATGAAAATACTTTGCGTTTTATTTGTAATACTTTCATTCATTCTTGCTGTAGTTCCAAATAATTACGTTCTTTCATTAATGGCACTTTCATGGGGTCTTGTTTCAGGATGTCTTCTTGCTCCGTACTTACTTGGACTCTATTGGAGGAACACTACAAAATCAGGCGTATGGGCAGGCATTATTTCTGCACTTTCAATCATGCTTGGCGGGGCTTACTATTATGGAATAAATAGCGTTTATATGCCAGCAGTTGGTTCTTTAGCAATGATCGCACCGATATTTGTTATAATACTCGTAAGTTTAGTTACAAAGCCGTTTGACCAGGAGCATATTAATTACATATATAATGATAAAAAATAA
- a CDS encoding EMC6-like membrane protein, which produces MELDAKVTIIHAVFGAVFGYLTNYVYTYGLGIFSGISSFVFMFIALLITGHITAFIFGKESMNQKDWLGSGLVPFFFIGMVFWVMSYNGVL; this is translated from the coding sequence ATGGAATTAGATGCAAAAGTTACGATAATTCATGCAGTATTTGGTGCAGTATTTGGCTATCTTACAAACTACGTTTATACATATGGTTTAGGTATATTTAGCGGAATTTCTTCATTTGTGTTCATGTTTATAGCACTTTTGATTACTGGGCATATAACTGCTTTTATTTTTGGAAAGGAAAGTATGAATCAAAAGGACTGGCTTGGTAGTGGGTTAGTGCCTTTTTTCTTTATAGGAATGGTATTTTGGGTAATGTCTTATAATGGAGTTCTTTAA
- the hemL gene encoding glutamate-1-semialdehyde 2,1-aminomutase: MDLNIKLDKSGELFNESKKYLVGGVNSPVRSFKPFPFFVKSAKSCFLYDEDGNEFIDYCLAYGPMVLGHANEKILNAVKEQMDFGTAYGVPSEKEIILAKEVINRIPCAEMVRFVNSGTEATMGAIRLARGVTKRNKIIKFEGAFHGAHDYVLVKSGSGALTHGAPNSPGIPEDTTKNTLLIPFNDEGAVRKVISENKGEIACIILEPMMGNVGCILPKDGYLKFLREITEENGIILIFDEVITGFRLSKGGAQEYYGVKADIATLGKILGGGFPIGAIAGKKELMEQFSPKGQVYQAGTFNGNPISVTAGIETLKNLNNAFYKETAKKAEILSNYLIETTEKYKIPARVYSVASIFQVYFNDKDILTYDDAKSSDTEKFMKYFYSLLENGVFIPPSQFECCFTSIKHDDFVLEKTMNAIDIAMKKL; this comes from the coding sequence GTGGACTTAAATATAAAATTGGATAAATCTGGAGAATTATTTAATGAATCAAAAAAGTACCTTGTAGGTGGAGTAAATAGTCCTGTAAGATCCTTTAAACCGTTTCCATTTTTTGTAAAATCTGCTAAATCCTGCTTTTTATATGATGAAGATGGAAATGAATTTATTGATTACTGTTTAGCATACGGGCCAATGGTTTTGGGTCATGCAAATGAAAAGATACTAAATGCAGTAAAAGAACAAATGGATTTTGGAACGGCTTATGGAGTTCCAAGTGAAAAAGAAATCATTCTTGCAAAGGAAGTTATAAATAGAATTCCCTGTGCAGAAATGGTTAGATTTGTAAATTCTGGAACAGAAGCTACAATGGGCGCTATAAGGCTTGCAAGGGGAGTTACAAAAAGAAATAAAATCATTAAATTTGAAGGTGCATTCCATGGTGCACACGATTATGTGCTCGTAAAAAGCGGAAGTGGTGCTTTAACACACGGGGCTCCAAATTCGCCAGGAATTCCGGAAGATACAACTAAAAATACACTTTTAATTCCATTTAATGACGAAGGTGCGGTTAGAAAAGTAATCTCTGAAAATAAAGGCGAAATTGCATGTATTATTCTTGAACCTATGATGGGCAATGTGGGATGTATTTTACCAAAAGACGGATATTTAAAATTTTTAAGGGAAATTACGGAAGAAAACGGAATAATATTAATATTTGATGAAGTTATTACTGGATTTAGGCTTTCAAAAGGTGGTGCTCAAGAATATTATGGTGTAAAAGCAGATATTGCAACACTTGGAAAAATCCTTGGTGGTGGATTTCCTATCGGTGCAATTGCAGGTAAAAAAGAATTAATGGAACAATTTTCGCCAAAAGGGCAGGTTTATCAGGCAGGAACATTTAATGGAAACCCTATTTCAGTTACTGCCGGAATTGAAACACTTAAAAATCTTAATAATGCATTTTATAAAGAAACTGCTAAAAAAGCGGAAATTTTATCTAATTATTTAATTGAAACGACTGAAAAATACAAAATTCCTGCAAGGGTTTATAGTGTTGCTTCAATATTTCAAGTCTACTTTAACGACAAAGATATACTAACGTATGACGACGCAAAATCGAGCGATACTGAAAAGTTCATGAAGTACTTTTACAGTTTGTTAGAAAATGGCGTATTTATTCCCCCGTCCCAATTTGAATGTTGTTTCACGTCAATAAAACACGACGATTTTGTTTTAGAAAAAACAATGAATGCAATAGATATTGCAATGAAAAAGCTTTAA
- a CDS encoding DNA alkylation repair protein, giving the protein MIEQKFIDNDNILEVIIQVLGQNSDEKTKLSGSKFFKEQIKLHGVKVSTVTKISKEYFEYIKNCDKNEILSLCETLFSSGYLEEQFIACNWSYYLKNQYSMDDFITFERRLNQYVTNWASCDTPCNHTIGTFIEMYPNFIQNIITWTKSNNRWLRRGAAVTLIIPARKGKFIDEIFQIANNLFSDKEDLVQKGYGWMLKAASESHEKEVFEYVIKNKSNMPRTALRYSIEKMSKELKEEVEKINLLYIKT; this is encoded by the coding sequence GTGATAGAACAAAAATTTATTGATAACGATAATATTTTAGAAGTAATAATTCAGGTGTTAGGACAAAATTCCGATGAAAAAACAAAATTAAGTGGGTCTAAATTCTTTAAAGAACAAATTAAGCTTCACGGGGTAAAAGTTTCAACTGTCACAAAAATTAGTAAAGAATATTTTGAATATATAAAAAACTGCGATAAAAATGAAATTTTATCCCTTTGTGAAACGCTCTTTTCATCAGGATACTTGGAAGAACAGTTTATTGCATGCAATTGGTCGTACTATTTGAAAAACCAGTATAGTATGGATGATTTTATCACTTTTGAACGGCGGTTAAATCAGTATGTTACTAATTGGGCTTCTTGTGACACACCATGTAACCACACAATTGGAACATTTATTGAAATGTATCCAAATTTTATACAAAATATAATAACTTGGACAAAATCAAATAACCGCTGGCTTCGAAGAGGGGCTGCAGTAACGCTCATAATTCCTGCCCGTAAAGGAAAATTTATTGATGAAATTTTTCAGATTGCAAATAACCTATTTAGCGATAAAGAAGATTTGGTGCAAAAAGGGTACGGCTGGATGTTAAAAGCTGCAAGTGAATCTCATGAAAAAGAAGTTTTTGAATACGTGATAAAAAATAAATCAAATATGCCAAGAACTGCGCTTCGATATTCAATAGAAAAAATGTCAAAAGAATTAAAAGAAGAAGTTGAAAAAATAAATTTATTATATATAAAAACTTAA
- a CDS encoding iron-containing alcohol dehydrogenase, translated as MIVIPRYSLIKEKASERLPELLENLNLKKPLVITGKNTKKYSKGFEFIYYDEIDIYNEEGFQKIGKEYDSIIGIGGGKPIDIGKIISNKSKKPFVSVPTTASNDGIASPIVSLTQPSYLAESPIAIVADIDIIRESPKKLLSAGMGDIVSNITAVLDWELGKIEMNEKYSDSSGIFSKTIAIELIDYVLNYDLKEYPKKLVKSLIGSGISIAIAHSSRPASGSEHLFSHALDNLKNKYELNINSLHGEQCGLGTIIISQMYYEEGRIDFKTVEKVKNSLKAVNAPVTGKKLGFDEDLLIEALSSAHKVRKRHTILRNGLSKEKAREILEKSEII; from the coding sequence ATGATTGTAATCCCAAGATATTCTCTAATTAAAGAAAAAGCATCTGAAAGACTGCCTGAACTTCTTGAAAATCTTAATTTAAAAAAACCTCTTGTAATTACTGGAAAAAATACCAAAAAATACAGTAAAGGTTTTGAATTTATTTATTATGATGAAATCGACATATATAACGAAGAAGGCTTTCAAAAAATTGGAAAAGAATACGATTCAATTATTGGAATTGGAGGGGGAAAACCAATCGACATTGGAAAAATAATATCCAATAAATCCAAAAAACCTTTTGTAAGCGTCCCAACTACTGCTTCAAATGATGGAATTGCCTCCCCCATTGTATCATTGACCCAACCTTCATACCTTGCAGAGTCTCCAATTGCAATAGTAGCAGACATTGATATAATCAGAGAATCTCCAAAAAAACTCCTTTCTGCAGGAATGGGAGACATTGTTTCAAATATTACTGCGGTTTTGGATTGGGAGTTAGGTAAAATAGAAATGAATGAAAAATATAGCGATAGTTCAGGAATTTTTTCAAAAACAATTGCAATTGAACTTATAGACTACGTTTTAAACTATGATTTAAAGGAATATCCAAAAAAACTTGTAAAGTCACTTATTGGAAGCGGTATTTCAATCGCAATTGCACACTCTTCAAGGCCTGCATCAGGGAGTGAGCATTTATTTTCCCATGCCCTTGATAACCTTAAAAATAAGTATGAATTAAATATAAATTCGCTTCATGGAGAACAGTGTGGATTAGGAACGATTATCATATCCCAAATGTATTATGAAGAAGGTAGGATTGACTTTAAAACTGTTGAAAAAGTAAAAAATTCGCTAAAAGCAGTTAATGCACCAGTTACTGGAAAAAAACTTGGATTTGACGAAGATTTATTAATAGAAGCACTTTCTTCGGCCCATAAAGTTCGAAAAAGGCATACCATTTTAAGAAACGGACTTTCAAAAGAAAAAGCAAGAGAAATTCTTGAAAAGTCTGAAATTATTTAA
- the queC gene encoding 7-cyano-7-deazaguanine synthase QueC: protein MKAISVLSGGLDSLVTSMVAKKENSEIATVTFNYGQMALDKELKSAKKISKVLGAENQVFDISFVKEFSKSGLNTGNIPNPKKDDLDDFKESEKTMKSVWVPARNMIMFSIASGFAEGINAEKIYSGLNKEEGVTFPDNSTEFINSFNKSLEYGTLNKVKMYAPLYNLDKVEIATFGKRLEDELGLDILKYSYSCYRDNLKDYLHCGTCESCMRRKRAFESAGIVDPTNYILQ, encoded by the coding sequence ATGAAGGCTATCTCGGTATTAAGCGGGGGACTCGATTCTTTAGTGACTTCAATGGTTGCAAAAAAGGAAAATTCTGAAATAGCAACAGTTACATTTAATTACGGGCAGATGGCCCTTGATAAAGAACTAAAATCTGCTAAAAAAATTTCTAAAGTACTTGGTGCAGAAAATCAGGTATTTGACATATCTTTTGTAAAAGAATTTAGTAAAAGTGGCCTAAATACTGGAAATATTCCTAACCCAAAAAAAGATGACCTAGATGATTTTAAAGAGTCTGAAAAAACTATGAAATCAGTTTGGGTTCCTGCAAGAAACATGATAATGTTTTCAATTGCTTCAGGCTTTGCAGAAGGGATAAATGCAGAAAAAATATATTCAGGATTAAATAAAGAAGAAGGAGTAACCTTTCCAGACAATTCTACTGAATTTATAAATAGTTTTAATAAAAGCCTTGAATATGGGACACTAAATAAAGTTAAAATGTATGCTCCACTTTATAATCTCGATAAAGTTGAAATAGCAACTTTTGGAAAAAGATTAGAAGACGAATTAGGTTTGGACATTTTAAAATACAGTTACTCTTGTTACAGAGATAATTTAAAAGATTACCTACACTGCGGAACTTGTGAAAGCTGTATGCGACGAAAAAGAGCGTTTGAATCTGCCGGAATCGTTGACCCAACAAACTATATTCTTCAATAA
- the nrdD gene encoding anaerobic ribonucleoside-triphosphate reductase yields the protein MASGSKYADLEISVVKRSGNEESFNVNKFVKSLITSGVDYENVDTILSEIQGKFYNGMSTEDLKSVVYSILKEYDKKTGKSYSKKYMSENCLKIRTSEKEFESFNKEKIVKALIQEAGADLKTAERIALEVESEVKTLNLSYLTAPMIREIVNTKLIEHGLEEFRHKHTRLGIPVYDIIKLIEKGSKDNANLMHNPESIHKWVADETMKQFALLNVFPKYIADAHMRGDIHLHDLEYAAVRTVCCQHDLRQFFMHGLKVDGTGRHTSVSKPAKHPDVALQHAAKVLSAAQCEMSGGQSIDEFNVWIAPYIKGLPYDEVKQLMQLFIYEMNQIYAARGGQVVFSSINLELEVPEYLKGKPAVKAGQIVGAYEEYDYEVKLIAKALVDVLMQGDAYGKPFLFPNIIFKLRENAFKDENKDLMIKIHELSAKWGLPYFINMFADYQFKNTNAMGCRTRLSGDWGNSVEESSLRTGNMQWYTVNLPRIAYEADGDDGKLFELLEEKLSLIKHGLELKHEITKKRLYHDKTHPFLTQKFDDEQYYGYDNTTKTFGFVGLNELLKYHVGSEIHDTKDSLDFGEKVISFIRNYADSLKKETGLRWTVTQTPAESTAGRFAKLDYKYYREETKSVVNGELSDLNSIYYTNSSHVRVNAPVTLGEKVSIEEKFHSLCNGGHIGHFWNAEAYANPEVLMEITQKMAKTNIGFFTYTKNLSICEKCSLAMGGLKDNCNGCGSNSIERFSRITGYLQNVSNWNKAKQKELTDRKSNLIKF from the coding sequence TTGGCATCTGGCTCAAAATATGCGGATTTAGAAATAAGTGTTGTAAAAAGAAGCGGTAATGAAGAATCCTTCAATGTAAATAAGTTCGTAAAATCGCTCATAACATCCGGTGTTGATTACGAAAACGTTGATACAATATTATCAGAAATTCAAGGGAAATTTTACAATGGAATGTCGACTGAAGACTTAAAGTCTGTGGTATATAGTATTCTAAAAGAATATGATAAAAAAACCGGAAAAAGTTACTCTAAAAAGTACATGTCTGAAAACTGTCTAAAAATAAGAACTTCCGAAAAAGAATTTGAATCGTTTAATAAAGAAAAAATCGTAAAAGCGTTAATTCAGGAAGCAGGAGCAGATTTAAAAACCGCTGAACGAATTGCATTAGAAGTAGAATCGGAAGTTAAAACTTTAAATTTAAGTTATCTTACTGCCCCAATGATTAGAGAAATTGTAAATACTAAACTTATAGAACATGGATTAGAAGAATTCCGACATAAACACACGAGACTTGGAATTCCGGTTTATGACATTATTAAATTAATTGAAAAAGGTTCTAAAGACAATGCAAACCTTATGCACAACCCGGAAAGTATTCATAAATGGGTTGCCGATGAAACAATGAAACAGTTTGCACTTTTAAATGTATTCCCAAAATACATTGCAGATGCCCATATGCGAGGAGACATTCACCTTCACGACCTTGAATATGCTGCTGTAAGAACAGTTTGTTGTCAGCATGATTTAAGGCAATTTTTCATGCACGGTTTAAAGGTAGATGGAACCGGTAGACATACAAGTGTTTCAAAACCTGCAAAACATCCAGATGTGGCGTTACAGCATGCTGCAAAAGTATTAAGTGCTGCACAGTGTGAAATGTCAGGTGGACAATCAATTGATGAATTTAATGTATGGATTGCACCATATATTAAAGGACTTCCTTATGATGAAGTAAAACAGCTTATGCAATTGTTTATTTATGAAATGAACCAGATATATGCTGCAAGAGGTGGCCAAGTCGTATTTAGTTCAATAAATCTTGAATTAGAAGTTCCAGAATATTTAAAAGGTAAACCTGCTGTAAAAGCAGGTCAAATAGTTGGAGCATACGAAGAATACGATTATGAAGTCAAATTAATTGCTAAAGCACTTGTTGATGTATTAATGCAAGGTGATGCGTATGGTAAACCATTCTTATTTCCAAACATTATTTTTAAATTAAGAGAAAATGCATTTAAAGATGAAAATAAAGATTTAATGATAAAAATACACGAATTAAGTGCTAAATGGGGACTTCCGTACTTTATAAATATGTTTGCAGATTATCAGTTCAAAAACACTAATGCAATGGGATGTAGAACCCGGTTGAGTGGAGATTGGGGGAATAGCGTTGAAGAAAGTTCCCTTAGAACCGGAAACATGCAGTGGTATACTGTAAATCTTCCAAGAATTGCTTATGAAGCAGACGGGGACGATGGAAAACTTTTTGAACTTCTTGAAGAAAAATTGAGCCTTATAAAACACGGTCTTGAACTAAAACACGAAATTACGAAAAAAAGGCTATATCATGATAAGACACATCCATTTTTAACTCAAAAATTCGATGATGAGCAGTACTATGGATACGACAACACGACAAAAACTTTCGGATTTGTAGGATTAAACGAACTTTTAAAATACCACGTTGGAAGCGAAATTCATGATACAAAGGATTCATTAGATTTTGGGGAAAAAGTAATTTCATTTATTCGAAATTATGCAGATTCACTTAAAAAAGAAACTGGGCTTAGGTGGACCGTAACTCAAACGCCTGCAGAAAGTACGGCGGGAAGATTTGCAAAGTTAGATTATAAATACTACCGGGAAGAGACTAAATCCGTTGTAAATGGGGAATTAAGCGATTTAAATAGCATCTACTACACCAATTCGTCACACGTTAGGGTAAATGCACCCGTTACACTTGGGGAAAAAGTAAGTATTGAAGAAAAATTCCATTCATTATGTAATGGTGGGCATATCGGCCACTTCTGGAATGCTGAAGCGTATGCAAATCCAGAAGTATTGATGGAAATTACTCAAAAAATGGCTAAAACAAACATTGGTTTTTTCACGTACACTAAAAATTTGAGTATTTGTGAAAAATGCAGTCTTGCAATGGGTGGCTTGAAAGATAACTGTAATGGGTGCGGAAGTAATTCGATTGAAAGGTTTTCAAGAATTACGGGATATTTACAAAATGTTTCAAACTGGAACAAAGCAAAACAGAAAGAACTAACCGATAGAAAAAGTAATTTAATTAAATTTTAG
- a CDS encoding tRNA (guanine(10)-N(2))-dimethyltransferase produces MDEILNNEDYKKINSKTKVITEGRTNLIVLEDSKTSKKDIVFYNPVMEANRDLSVSVIQAFLNEFDREEFLICDPLGGSGARGLRYANELEFKGELKVNIGDINPSAVKMINQNLKLNGLENVTVFHEDANVLLSKNFKLFNVTDLDPFGSPVPYLDSGIRATLTKGGLLCMTATDTAVLCGAYRKTCIRKYGAVPLRADKELAVRLMVGCAIRMASKYDVGLKPIFSHVTDHYVRTFLVTERGAGKADLAIENLGYVTLNGEEKSFKSFEEGYEKGYGGPFYMGSINNTKIVEDALNTAKTRNYSKKAVNLLEYILNESKIEQVGCYDIHEICSFIKKLVPPITELMEKLRENGFIVTRVHYNPYGIKTDAKLSDIAVLISEYNLKKI; encoded by the coding sequence ATGGACGAAATATTAAATAATGAGGATTATAAAAAAATAAATTCTAAAACAAAAGTGATTACTGAAGGAAGAACTAATCTTATAGTTTTGGAAGACTCAAAAACGTCAAAAAAAGACATAGTATTTTATAATCCTGTAATGGAGGCCAATAGGGACTTATCCGTATCTGTAATTCAGGCTTTTTTAAACGAATTTGATAGAGAAGAATTTTTAATATGCGACCCATTAGGAGGCAGCGGAGCAAGGGGGCTTAGGTACGCTAATGAATTAGAATTTAAGGGGGAATTAAAAGTTAATATTGGAGATATTAATCCAAGTGCCGTAAAAATGATAAATCAAAATTTAAAGTTAAATGGACTTGAAAACGTGACTGTATTTCACGAAGATGCAAACGTTCTTTTATCAAAAAATTTTAAATTATTTAATGTAACTGATTTAGACCCATTTGGATCCCCTGTTCCATATCTTGACAGCGGAATTCGGGCAACACTTACAAAAGGGGGGCTTTTATGCATGACTGCAACCGATACCGCAGTGTTATGTGGAGCATATAGAAAAACATGCATTAGAAAATACGGTGCAGTACCCCTTAGGGCCGATAAAGAACTTGCAGTAAGACTTATGGTAGGATGTGCAATAAGAATGGCTTCAAAATATGATGTAGGGTTAAAACCTATATTTTCCCATGTAACTGACCACTATGTAAGAACATTCCTAGTTACTGAAAGAGGGGCTGGAAAGGCAGATTTAGCAATAGAAAATCTTGGATACGTAACTTTAAATGGCGAAGAAAAATCCTTTAAATCTTTTGAAGAAGGATATGAAAAAGGATACGGTGGCCCTTTTTATATGGGCTCAATCAACAACACAAAAATAGTTGAAGATGCATTAAACACTGCAAAAACGAGAAATTATTCAAAAAAAGCAGTGAATTTATTGGAATATATTTTAAATGAGTCAAAAATTGAACAAGTGGGCTGTTATGATATTCATGAAATATGCAGTTTCATAAAAAAGCTTGTTCCCCCAATAACTGAACTCATGGAAAAACTAAGAGAAAATGGATTTATCGTTACAAGGGTTCACTATAACCCGTATGGAATTAAAACAGATGCTAAATTATCCGATATAGCAGTTTTAATTTCAGAATATAATTTAAAAAAGATTTAG